The genomic interval tacgttggcggacgagaagggagcaaggggtgtttccgagggatgagaagccagagaaTGCTGGAAGATGGGTCCAACCGTctgggtgagcccaattccggatGGACAAAATCACCCAGCCGATTGGCGTAGTGGAAGAGTAAACGGGAGTTGCGAAGTTGCTAGAGGTGCCTCTAATGCTGTTGGAGGCGCTCTCGCACCTTtttagtggaaggcgccttcgcgcctttatggaaggcgccttcaaccctttgaAAGCGTCTTGGACTAGGTAAACAGTAACCGTTAGTGAAGATAGAGTTTTATCTTTGCACGAATAAGATTTGccacgctggaggcaccttcaagccaattgaaggcgcctttcaaTCTCGAATAgagttttccaggggctataaaaagactctggacctaggaaattaataacaactcaagtattcatttcctaatAAATTTTTGAGCATTCAACaaatgtaagaggcttcttcgtctTCATCGAAGGAAATTTTTAGTACTTtcttttaccttggattaacaaccacctaggttgtaatcaagtaactttctttgcctctttattttattagttgttaaattgctttaatttaattgtgctactaatcttatTTGAAAGATCAAGAAAGGTCATTTTTAATTTACAAGAAATTCACTCCActcccccctcttgccggtcgcaTGAGTCCTAACAATGATTTGATACATTCTTTTATGTTGATTTTGGGTGTATTACACTTAATTGCATATGTTTATATGCactttttatcatgtttatacaTCGATATTGTTTTAGCTCAAGTGTATATTTTTCCTATTAATCCATGATATTATTCTCACAATTTGAATTTGACTTTGTAGGGCACTTGAGTTGATTCAATTGATACATGATCAATGCCCAAATAAGTTTGGTTTAACCAACTTGATGAAGAAGCTCAACCAAATCGATTCAACCGATCACAAGGAGTTTACCTCTCAAGCTTAACCCAAATCAGATCCTCCTCAACAAATCCCTAAAACCTCACTTGAACCAAACTCAATTCCATATTTGACCCCTATTCAAATCACTGTATATAATCCAAGTTTTCATGGATGAACAGTGGCTTGCGCTACTGTTCATCCATGATCTACTTCCTTCCACGCAATCGCAACCCACCTTCTCCACTCCAGATCCACTTTCGACAGACTTCATCGGCGACGAGGTTTCCAGCTATTGGCGTCTAGCTTCTGGCCATCTGAGCTCGCTTTAAGGCGTTCCTACGGTGACAATTAGACTTTGGAATTCTGTGTCCGCCACTGCATAGGTGGTATTCCTCCGATCAGCGGGTCCAACTCACAATCGTGACCATCGACGACGTACCTCCGGTGGCACTAGATCCCTCCCAATGACTCTCCATCCTCCATCAATGCCATATCGGATCGGAACTTTAGAATCTCAAAATTACATATTTGGATGAGGTTTGGCAGTTTGATCTTCACATCTTCACAGAGAGGACTTCTATGCGTGATGGCTAGTGAGATCGAGCTTAGTTTAGTTGCTGAGATCTTCTTCTTCGATTGTCGAAGAGAGGTTTCACGGagcttccttgtgtgacggcaaggagttATGTTCTTATCAAGTAATCTATCATTTCTTTATCTCGTTgatgttttaatttgtgttaagTAGTTAGTATTTCATTGGCGcaatttattttaagtttttgttaaagcttggttaattgttaagtTGCTAAGTTTTAAGTTAGAGTTTAATtttttgctttagatcagatttcaATTAATGTTTTGATATTTCATTCCTTAGTGTCATTGTGTTGATGATGAAATCCATAGTATatagtgacaatgcgttgtggattaattcattcaagcattcaaatagttttctatttgttttgattttaatttgttagatttagaatcatAAAAAAATCAAACAACCTCCATTTTCATatttaaaaccccaaaaatatgaataatatacgatcctagattaccatcctatcgttgcatTCGTTAGGAGATGACCTGAGTTATTTCTATACTATATTAGTGTAGTTAGAGGGGTTCAATAATTAAATTCTTTTGATATCATTTCATGGCGTAAACAAATCTTTATCAAGGCACCTTGAGCACTGTTCATTTGAGCTTATTTTGTGGTTTTCACACCCTGCAAggcatgttagtccaaaatacaaaatataccctacaagataaagttagtacaataaaatatgaataacatAACTtattgacagtctttggactgtttacttctgactttcagattttccagaaatcctaggtcgaacaaacgtctactgttcccttaaCGGGGAATGCGTCTTCACCTACTCTTCTtgggagagtttaccttttaccagaccggtcctccagattgTTTAGACTTTTTCTCAGCGTCCGAGACATCAGGACTTTATGTTGAACGTTTGATCCCCAATccatctagtcttccacctggtgctTGCTAcccccaagattttcacctagggTCCTCGACTTTAGGATTTCGCCCAAcgtcctcgacccgccaagacttcaccTAGTCTCtggaccaggacttcgttgcctagccacatctaggactttccataacctaagattacctccccctatgacctagggttacctctccctagggttttccacctgcctagaatccactaggacttttacctaagagcacttaggactttcttgcatattcagtcacacttgttagataacaagacatcttaacttttaaacccttttccataatcaaaactcagatttgatcgtctggtgctccctgcactaaTAGATAACATCGTACTCTATCCGCGACTCCCGAGTGTCTACAGAGTTGGGGAAGGGCTTACCGGCATCATGCTGAGGGGAGGCTTATCATCATAGATAACATTGTGCTCAATTCATGACTCCCAAGTGTTCGTAAAGTTAAGGAGAGGCCTATCGGCAACTTGTTTAGGGGAGGCTTATAGGCATATATGAGCTCAATCCCACCTATGTCCGAGTCGAGAAGAGAGTGAACCTTGAAAAGAACAAGGTGATATGATGCTCACTTGACCCTTGTACGAAGGGGAGTCCTCTACCGTAGCCTGGAGGATCTCGACCCCTATTATGTCAGAGTTTGGGAGAGTTTGGGCCTTAAAAAAGATAAGGTAATACGGTACTCGCTCGACCCTTATAAAAGGGGAGTCTGCTACCGCAGCCTGGAGGATATTGACCCCAACTATGTTCGAGTCTAGGAGACTTTAGGCCCTTAAAAGGATAAGGCGATATGGTATTCGTTTGACCCTTGTACAAAGAAAAGTCTGTTACCGTAGCCTGGAGGATCTCAACTTTGATTATCACCAAGTCTGAGGGAGTTTAGCCCTTAAAAGGACAAGGTGAAACAATACTCGCTCGACCCTTATACGAAAGGAAGTTTGCTATCGGATCCTGGAGGATCACAACCCCGACTATATCCGAGTTCAGGGGAATTGTGCcctagaaaggatgagatgatatAGTACTTGCTCGACCTTTGTACGAAGGGGAGTCCGTTACCATAGCCTAGAGGATCTCGACCCCGACTATATCCAAATCTAGGAGAGTTTGTGCCTGAAATGGATAGGGTGATACTGTACTCACTTGACCTTTGTATGAGTTAGAGTCTGCTACCACACCCTAGAGAATCTAGACCTTGACTATGTCTGAATTCGGGGAGTTAGATGAAGCATCTTCATGTAAAACTGCGAGAAAGAGCAACAATTCATATTCAATAGATAGAACTATATGCATTCGAACATGATGCGCAGTTTTGAGATGATTTCGTTACTCTACTAAAGATAATAGCTCGATCCCTCAACTCCCAACTACCCCCGGAGTCAGGGAGAAAAGTAATATCAATCTACTGAGAGAGATAATAATTCGATTCTATATGAAATAGAGATTGACTTGATCCCATTGGTGGCATTAACATTCTCTTGCATTATGATCACTCCTCCGTTGTGGATTTTTTCTCCACCGGATTTACGGTTGTCAGCAATCCCTCTAGTGTTAGCCATCACAGTATCTTGACTTACacattcccacagacggtgccaatttaTTTCGACCAATATACAGTAGATGGTCAAGTCACTAGTCAATGATATGCTGACGTTCATTATTCCTTGGAGATCGTTGGGGAAGATAAGGAAAGGACCTCATCTGCGAGGGCTATCAGTGAGGTGTCAATGATGTTGATGAAGTCGTCATTACCCGGAGGAAGATAAGACTGACAAAGATACTTGTGGGATCTTAAAGGGCATCATCGAGCATTGCAAGGAAAACCAAGCCGTCTAGAGGGCCTGCGAGAAGTAGAAGAGCATAGAAGAGGGTTAGAATGGAGGTCGAGGGTGTCTTAGCTCAtccactccgacgctcaagtcagtctccgatgGGGGAGATAAATATGGATAGTAATAAATGTGTATATGAAGTATGTAAAAGTATATGTGTACCTTAGCCCATGCAAGCGGGACTTTTTATAGCATAGAGTAGAATGTGCGTCGAGGCATCCAAACAGCGAGGCCCTCGGAGATGAAGTGAATCAAGATCGATAGGTCTCAAAGCTCGAATCAGCTGCGAAAGCAGAACACAATAGAGGCGGATCACAACAACGACGGAGGGGTATCATAGGCTCAAAAGTCGACTATAGCTTAGGCGACCCAAAGGCATGGTGATGACCTAGAGGCTGGAGATGGCCCGGAGGCCAGAGACAGCTCGAAGGCGGGAGACTGCTCGCAAGAGCCCAACAAGGGGAGAAGGTCGGCAATAGAGACGCAACCTAGCATACTTGGAGATCGTGCACGGCTGGCAACGAGGGAGGCGCATCTGGCAGTAGCGAGAGAGAGAGCGGAGATGGCTGTGAGGACTTCGATGAAAATGTCGTTCGGTGATGTGAAGAAAGAGGAGAGGCATCACGTCCGTTGAAGCGAGGAGGAAGGCGATGGAAGATCTTGCTCCATGGTTTGACGGCGAGAGATCTGATGGTGGGCTTTGGCGTCGCAAGAGGGAGAATGTGATCTATGTTAGCAATATCGTCGTGAGACGTGAGATCAGCGACAAAGCCATGTGCTGCAAGGTTGGCAACGGAGAAGAAGGGGAGTAGGCCGGAGCTGGGACGACTTTGAACGGAGAGGTGGCGTGGTTGGCAGCGTGAGGTCGATAGGGAAGGCCTCCTCCTATCCACGGCAAAGGAGGAGGAGAGAAGATCctccaagagagagagagagctccaagagagaaatcgtgagtgagagagagagagagagagagaaagcttCAAAGGGAGAAGTGTGAAAGGGAGAGGTggtgaaagagagagagagagggaacgtaagagggagagagaaagtgggtgGGGTGCCCCTTGCCTCTGAAATCCCCCTTTCCTTCCCTCAATCCAACTCTAAAAAGGGGagacaagaaggaaaagaacaaaaAGCGCTCGTCCACGTGGAACCTATTTTATGCCTCCACATCAATAACCTTAGATAAATAACCAAGATTATCAATAATAATATTGAAACACACACATCCTAAATGTAATTACTCCCTTTTTTATCTCTATGTTCGATATACATAAAGGTGATCTATTCTGAGGAATCCGATATATTCTTTCGGACAATACCAGTGTATCTACTCAAACACAACGTCTACTTTCAAGGTAGTCATACTAAAGTGACTACTTTCTCATGCATTCTCATGTTGCGATGCCCCATGTTCTTCTAGGTGTCATTCCTTACTTCATGATGTCGAACCAAGATAGACTCATTAACTTCTGTAATAGCTAATGGTGCTCTCGAGAGGTTTTGAACTACTTTCATGAACAAATCCTCAATTTCAGGATTATAGGTTTGAGAATTAGATTCACATCTCAGCCATCCATTTGTAGAATTTGCTTGATGGACTTTTGATATTCAACGAAGTAATAAGTAGATAATTACCGAAGTATATGAATGTGAAGTAAAATGGTCAATTTATTACTTTGCCACAAAGTACCAAagtttttgtatggtttgtaatTGATTCAAAATCGGATTGATTTTGAAGTAAAAAGATTCTTTTACTTTATTGGTTCTGTAAAAGTACCGAAATAGTTGATCATATATGATTTCATATGTTACATTGATTGACGAAAGAAATAATTTATAGGATTTCACAATTTTTGTATTAGAGTGTATTAAATGTGTGATTTTACTTCTACACAATTTGGCTTGACCGAAGTATTTTTTGGTGTATTACTTTGTCATAGTGTAGACGTAATACAATATATTTTACCgtaacaaaatttttaatttaacaaAGTAATTTATATGAAtgatttcataattttaaatcataacaaagtaaaaattttctttaacttCTCCACTATTCAAATTTGTCAAAGTGTTTTATATTGTATTACTCCACCATTTATTTATAGTGTAGaactaattgatcatattttactacaacataattttaattgaataaaatattttttactattaaaatagaataaatatatcacaaatatctaTCAAATATAACCTAAAAGTATATTCACAAAAGACATGTTTGACCAACTTCACTCAAAAGTgtataaatctctaaatacaatccCAAAATTTATATTATAATGTACACGATTTCATGTAATTAATGATAAACAATATCATTTGACATAGTAGGTAAGATGGTTAAATTAAAGATGTCTAAATAGATATGCATTATTATCTATTATAGAGAGAACCATATTACATTTCATAAGAATcataagatttacttgtattgtGCATTGAGACATATTAAATACAagtaaaatttgaaaaagatAATAATAATTCAAGGTGTTAATGTAGTGCATCTAGATGAACTAAGTAATATCAAATTCACATGGACCATGTGTTAATCAATCATATAAAAAACGAATGACCAAGTCATGTATATTTGGCTcaaaaattatgatttaaaattatttttaataaaaaaaattaaaatttttaatgttGTATATCTACTAATAGAAGTCATTATTGATGGTACTGATATAAAGTTAGAGAAGTATaaaagttttcaataattttaaactttatatAATTCTTTGAATATGACAGACAttgttttagaaaattatttttcactcATAACCATTGACATAGAATTCTTATGAGTTTTTAAATTTGAACTTCTAAAGTTTTCACAGTAGTTGACTTATACCTATTTGTCAATTTATTGGAACATTAAACCTCGACTCAAACTTGGTTGTTTTAGTCATCTGTCCTTACTCCCAAAATATGCTTTAAAGGGAGCTGCATTTTAAAACCCCCAAGAAGAGGAGATGTATTTCGACATCCCTAAATTAAGAAAAGAAGTTAAGAAGAGAAGGTTGGAATAAAGGGAGGCATCCACCTTGTTGCAGTGATAAACTTAAGGTTGAGCTTTGGACAAATTGCCAAAGGAAAAAAGGGATGATATAACGGTGACTGCTTCTAATCAGTATTGTCAGCCCACGGAGTTGTAAGAGTAGCTGTAAAAGATTAGGCAGTGTGTGTCGTGAAATTCCTGTTCACTTACAATGCTGATATGGTAGATTTCTATCTACTGAATTACTAGTTTACTTTAGATGCCATGCCAGTAGAAATTTTAGGACTTAAAATGGTAGGTCCGTCGCAGATTTTGATCATGCAGACAGAAAACCACCTCAACTGAAGCTGAGCAATTCAAATTTACTGATGGTGATTAAGATTTATGTATTTGAATATCATTGTATGATCACTTAAACATTTCATTCAAAAAGTCTAATGACAAATTCTAAGAAAAACAGGTTCCAGTGTTTAGGATGCCTTTTTATTACATACAACTGAGATATATACCACATCCAGTAAATACTAACTTTATTGGACATTAATTGGACATAAGATCCTAGTCGGGCCTAAGGAACACATTCCTGGAGGTCCTTATACTACGAGCCACACTATACAACACATAACTCAACGTATAGGTTGAGTTACATTATTGCTGATAGGTACAATTTTACACAGACCAACATAACTCGATTCATCATAAGAACAATTGTGTCTCCCTACAAATAACAACTAAAATCACCAGCACTGACATTAAGAAAGATCTCAGGAGTCTGAGGCTTCACTCTTATGAAAGAGAGCATATGCATCGCTGTATATAGCAATGACATTGGACAACACAGCAAGGACAATCATGAAGACAGCTATAATCTTGTCCCATTTTGTTGCAATGCCATGAGAATCTCTGAAATAGGAAAACAATGGCAACAAACTAGGGATTAAAGATCAGTTACACACTGAAACCATGCATTATAAATAAGGATAAAGCATATTAAGTCCGTCAAAAAAACAGTTTGTATCATGTAGGCAAACAGTAGTTTGAGGTCACATATTATCATATAGATCCACATGCATATACAATGTTTCAAATTCAATAAATATCTATTGCATCAATAAGCAGATGCAAGATAACTCTCTCTCTAAGCAAATAATCCAAAACTTTTGCTTATTATATAGAAGGCCAGCATCTTGCCGAGGATTTCTTCATGTGAGGATTAATGCAATACAACCGCAGGTAATGTGAACTATGGTAAAACTTTTAGTGGCCTACCAATAAGTTACTTACTGAAGCCAATTAAAATAGAATATTCAAGAAATAACAAAAATGGCGGAAAATATAACTCCTGCATCCAAACAGATGTTGCCACAATGAATTGCTAAGACGCACCTCAGGGTAATGGAAGCAGGAAAAATGAATCCAATGCAAACTGCAGCAGTTGCACCAGTGAATTGGAATGCATCCCAAATACTGGGAATAAAGTTAGCTGCCAAGAAAATAATTGATAGAAGCACCACCGTAATTAATGCAAACCTCCGATTGTCAGAATACAAAGGATTGGCTGATGGATATAGTAGGCCATCTACATTGAGCCGAAGTGCATGGAAGACTATGGGGAACACGAGCATGAGATGCATAGCATAGCTAACTCTGACTGTATCATTGAGGATAGAGCTGTATGGGATATTGAGATTGGTGTCAAAGTTGGCAAGAACATCTTCGAGGGTGGACTCACCAAATAGGAGAAACCCAAAGAAGCTTGTGGCTATGTAAACTGTGGAACAAAGAGCTAGTGATGCCTTTACAATTGACTttatttgggacgaatcctccaATTCATTTTCGATAGGGTGAACTGCAAATAACAAGTCAATAGAAATGAACCTCTCAGGTTATATGAACAATTCTTGATGAGCAAAAGGGACTCATAACGTGAATCAGCAGTTTGTCATGATAATAAATGGTAGATTGTAGAAAATAGAACAGACGAAGAGTTGTTTAAACGTACGGAAGCTTCATCCAGACACAAAAATTTAGAACTATGCAAATAATTATAGATGAATTTCAGTTACAATACCATTATAATGGCAGATGTATGCAGTCACAAGTACAGGGACCACTGTAAAGAAGTTCCAGACAGAAGCCAAATCTGGGACGTCAGGGAACAACTTGGGCATTGCAATGCTTCCAGCCAGCAATTTGACAATAGCAATTCCTGCTGTGATTACCACAAAAACAACAGCAAGCGCAACTGACAAGGCAGATGTGTACCTTAATGAATCTGCCAAAAGAGAGATAATAAAGTATCAGCCTTGTTAAACACAGAATTGTTAAAGAAAATGACAGTTCAACTTTTCTGAAAAATGTTCTCAATCAGAAAATATTATAACCACTAACCTACACGCTTGAAGCATGCCAAAGGAGCAAACACTGCAAGCATAGAAACCAGAAGAACAAAAAAACGACCAGTCCACCAGTGTTGACCAAACCATCCTTCCAAAATACCAGAATGGTGGTCTACAGTCGATGATGTTCCAGAAAGCACATCACCTAGTAACAACAAGGTAGGCAGAGGACAATAACTGTATCAAAAGCCACtcaagaaaaatatttaaaagaagttagattttaaaataaatgggtACCCTGAAATTTTCACAATTGGTGTACATACATAGATGAAGAGAAAAGAATAAACAAAAGAAAAGGCCTCGTGTAAGTAATTTCAGACATGAATTGGGAATTAGATTCTCATATTGTATTTAGGGATGACAAATAAATATCTGGTTTCTTCTTAGATTCTTAGCTATGTCTCATTTGCAAGGGATGTTGTCCTTGTAAAGTTTCAAAGTTGCCACTTAATCAAGTCTACAAACTGAGAATCCAGTTTCTTCAACCTCCCCAAGGTGCCTTGGAAGGTAAAATATATTATTTGTAAAGAACTTTAATCTGACAAAATTGTTTTCAACAACAAAAAACAACAAAGCAAGATCTTAATTGTTGTGAATAAAACTTTTTGATCTCTTTTTATCAGTGAGTGATTTGTCCAACTTCTACAAGATATTATATGGTAATCTTCTATCTAGGCAAAGACTAGAATAGCATTAAAAGTGAAAAAGAACTGTATAATTTGTCTAAGTAGTGCAACTTACCTAAGAGTTTAGCAAACAAGGGAGGCAATTTGGTATTGTAATTTACAACCTACTAAATATATATCTTAAAAAATTACTATGAAAATTTCTATGTTGGAGAACATACCGATAATAATCATGTAAACAATCAGCACCCCTACATTATTCACAATGATACATAACTGAATTAGCATCTTGCCAATCCTTCCAAATGAATCATCCATAAGTCCTCCATAGGAAACTGTTTTCCCAGCCCGACTATACCTTATCAACATGTCAATTGATATATCAGTGAAGAAAGCAAAAAATATGATGAGGAGAATTCCTGGAACCAGTCCTAGGACCTTCATGGTGGCAGGAAGAGACATAATTCCAGCTCCAACAATAGTAGTGGAGAGGTTGAAGACAGAACCAGCAAAGGAAGCCCCATCGAACTCATTAAATTCACCAGTTTCCTCCTTCTTTCTGGGCAAAAGAGGAACCTTATCATCAAGGAGTCTTTTTCCCCTTCGATCTCCAATGTTCTCAATTGGATAAGTACCTTCAACTGTCATTTTTTTTTACCCGAATATCTCGAAAAGAACAATTTCTAACAGTAACACCCAGAAAATCTGAGACGCCGAGAATAACTATTTTGATGTATGCGATCCAACTCCCAGCTCCGCAGATCCCAGGGCTGAGCAATTGAAGACAGATACACACCAGCTTGGAAAGAAAAGATAAGGAACTAGGACAACTCTCCtcctccaataagaagggtagctTTACTATCCGACCTCTATTACTTACGATTTGACACGGAACAAGAAGAAATGTACTAGGAACGTAAAAGT from Zingiber officinale cultivar Zhangliang chromosome 6B, Zo_v1.1, whole genome shotgun sequence carries:
- the LOC121993237 gene encoding amino acid transporter AVT6A-like, whose amino-acid sequence is MTVEGTYPIENIGDRRGKRLLDDKVPLLPRKKEETGEFNEFDGASFAGSVFNLSTTIVGAGIMSLPATMKVLGLVPGILLIIFFAFFTDISIDMLIRYSRAGKTVSYGGLMDDSFGRIGKMLIQLCIIVNNVGVLIVYMIIIGDVLSGTSSTVDHHSGILEGWFGQHWWTGRFFVLLVSMLAVFAPLACFKRVDSLRYTSALSVALAVVFVVITAGIAIVKLLAGSIAMPKLFPDVPDLASVWNFFTVVPVLVTAYICHYNVHPIENELEDSSQIKSIVKASLALCSTVYIATSFFGFLLFGESTLEDVLANFDTNLNIPYSSILNDTVRVSYAMHLMLVFPIVFHALRLNVDGLLYPSANPLYSDNRRFALITVVLLSIIFLAANFIPSIWDAFQFTGATAAVCIGFIFPASITLRDSHGIATKWDKIIAVFMIVLAVLSNVIAIYSDAYALFHKSEASDS